In the Chloroherpetonaceae bacterium genome, one interval contains:
- the hslU gene encoding ATP-dependent protease ATPase subunit HslU — protein MQQLTPHQIVRELDKYIIGQHEAKRSVAIALRNRYRRQKVEGPLRDEIMPNNIIMIGPTGVGKTEISRRLAKLAGAPFIKVEASKFTEVGYVGRDVESMIRDLVDLAVNMVRQEKSAEVKEKAAQLVEERILDILLPNTSKSANGEESEETPQDSNTEGVPHATSRSREKMRERLRSGKLEDRIIEIELASENFPAMQIFGPFGAMEDIGGMVQDLIGGLPKKRKKRRVTIAEARVLLEQEEIQKLIDMDAVIKEAIHRVEETGIVFIDEIDKVATAGGASGRGPDVSREGVQRDLLPIVEGSNVMTKYGMVKTDHILFIASGAFHVSKPSDLIPELQGRFPIRVELKSLTEDDFVAILTQPENALIKQYAALLKTEGVELEFSEDGIRAIARTAAEVNETVENIGARRLHTIMTTLLEDLMFDVPEHIPSKKVVVTKEMVESKLSKIAKDRDLSRYIL, from the coding sequence ATGCAGCAACTTACGCCGCATCAAATTGTGCGGGAGTTAGATAAGTATATCATCGGTCAGCATGAAGCCAAGCGTTCTGTTGCGATTGCTTTGCGGAATCGATATAGGCGACAGAAAGTCGAAGGCCCGCTGCGTGATGAAATTATGCCAAACAACATCATTATGATAGGCCCAACTGGCGTGGGCAAAACAGAAATCTCCCGTCGCTTAGCAAAGCTGGCTGGTGCACCTTTCATAAAGGTTGAAGCTTCTAAGTTCACTGAAGTGGGTTACGTTGGGCGCGATGTGGAGTCTATGATTCGTGACCTTGTTGACCTTGCTGTCAATATGGTGCGCCAAGAAAAATCTGCGGAGGTCAAAGAAAAAGCTGCCCAATTGGTCGAAGAGCGCATTTTAGACATTTTGCTACCCAACACCAGCAAGTCCGCCAACGGAGAAGAGAGTGAAGAAACGCCACAAGACAGTAACACGGAAGGTGTGCCTCACGCCACCAGTCGAAGTCGCGAAAAAATGCGCGAGCGCCTGCGCTCTGGCAAACTTGAAGACCGCATTATTGAAATTGAACTGGCGTCCGAGAACTTCCCTGCTATGCAAATCTTTGGGCCTTTCGGCGCAATGGAAGATATTGGCGGAATGGTGCAAGACCTTATTGGCGGTCTGCCCAAGAAGCGCAAAAAACGCCGTGTCACGATTGCTGAAGCCCGCGTGCTTCTGGAGCAAGAGGAAATTCAGAAGCTGATTGATATGGACGCGGTCATCAAGGAAGCCATCCACCGTGTAGAGGAAACGGGTATCGTTTTCATTGACGAGATTGACAAAGTCGCTACTGCAGGGGGCGCAAGCGGTCGTGGTCCTGATGTCAGTCGTGAAGGCGTCCAGCGCGATCTTCTGCCTATCGTTGAAGGCTCAAATGTGATGACCAAATACGGTATGGTCAAAACTGACCATATTCTTTTCATTGCCTCTGGTGCTTTCCATGTCTCCAAGCCTTCCGATTTAATTCCGGAATTGCAAGGCCGCTTCCCGATTCGTGTAGAGCTAAAAAGCCTCACGGAGGATGATTTTGTCGCTATCCTTACGCAGCCAGAAAATGCACTTATCAAGCAATATGCAGCCCTGCTCAAAACCGAAGGCGTCGAGCTTGAATTTTCCGAAGATGGTATTCGTGCCATCGCCCGCACTGCAGCTGAGGTCAATGAAACGGTCGAGAACATCGGCGCCCGACGTTTGCACACAATTATGACCACTTTGCTTGAAGACTTAATGTTCGATGTGCCTGAGCATATACCTAGCAAAAAAGTGGTTGTAACGAAAGAAATGGTTGAAAGCAAACTGAGCAAAATTGCTAAAGATCGCGACCTTAGTCGATACATTCTCTAA
- the hslV gene encoding ATP-dependent protease subunit HslV produces MKRRLDLHATTVIGVLRDGKAALGSDGQMTLGSTILKQSTSKVRRMLGGKILAGFAGATADALTLLERFDEKLQAHSGKVERAAVELAKDWRTDKYLRRLEAMLAVLSADRALIISGTGDVIEPEDNIVAIGSGGMYALAAARALLRSTNKDARTIVEESLKIASEICIYTNFNIKIEEL; encoded by the coding sequence GTGAAAAGACGTTTAGATTTACACGCAACGACCGTTATCGGTGTCTTGCGAGACGGCAAAGCTGCCTTAGGCAGCGATGGTCAGATGACACTCGGTAGCACCATTTTGAAGCAATCGACTTCGAAGGTGCGCCGAATGCTTGGCGGCAAAATTCTGGCTGGGTTTGCAGGGGCTACCGCCGATGCGCTGACGCTCTTGGAGCGCTTCGATGAAAAGCTGCAAGCACATAGTGGCAAAGTCGAGCGTGCGGCGGTCGAGCTTGCCAAAGATTGGCGTACCGATAAGTATTTGCGCCGCTTGGAAGCGATGTTAGCCGTGCTGAGCGCTGACCGCGCACTTATCATTTCCGGCACAGGCGATGTCATTGAGCCAGAAGACAACATCGTCGCTATCGGCAGTGGTGGAATGTATGCGTTGGCTGCTGCGCGCGCTTTGCTTCGTTCAACTAACAAAGATGCCCGAACAATTGTGGAAGAATCACTCAAGATTGCGTCAGAAATTTGCATTTACACAAATTTTAACATCAAAATTGAGGAACTCTAA
- a CDS encoding SusE domain-containing protein: MKKYLALSLLTVLAVVQSCGPESNPSAPQVPRRTIGAFRLLVPAKDSLVVMSQRDTLRLVWESARFELGGVIKYTAVLDLDTNFDNGRVLSVETTAESLLVSGDFLRALPSFQNNSPYFYTVFASNFRDTLRSVDRNQFFLRIE; encoded by the coding sequence ATGAAAAAATATCTTGCGCTTTCACTGCTGACAGTCCTCGCTGTAGTGCAGTCTTGTGGGCCGGAGAGCAATCCATCAGCGCCTCAAGTGCCGCGTCGCACGATTGGTGCGTTCCGCCTGCTGGTGCCTGCCAAAGATTCACTGGTGGTCATGAGCCAGCGCGATACGCTGCGGCTGGTGTGGGAGTCAGCTCGCTTCGAGCTAGGCGGCGTGATTAAATACACTGCGGTACTGGACTTGGACACAAATTTCGACAATGGTCGAGTGCTCAGTGTAGAGACGACAGCGGAAAGTTTGCTGGTCTCTGGTGATTTCCTGCGTGCCCTGCCCTCATTTCAAAACAATTCGCCATACTTCTACACGGTCTTTGCCAGCAATTTTCGTGATACCTTGCGCTCGGTCGATCGGAATCAATTTTTTCTACGCATTGAGTAA
- the rpoN gene encoding RNA polymerase factor sigma-54 — translation MMGTQGLSQRQVQTLRLSPQQILYTKLLQLPVLQLEHRIKQELEENPALEEGTESEEMTVLSAADEDIPPADPPTEVDPVELVMNGTDSSESSDAVLDPKAKDETAFESEIEEYLREQDDEGFKTAPLGTPDDESDSLQPVAEQNWREDLISQLHLLELSEREMLIAEEIIGNLDNDGYLRCPLQVIREGVLMLGVEVSEHEIEEVLAKIWELEPAGVGARNLQECLLIQLHALAGEFDDEREDDRLLAQKILTHHYADFTMMHYQKLMQNLGITQAQLRRAVQFIQKLNPKPIRGSSEAPRYIIPDFIVTIKGNEVMVTPNERQLPPLRISRRYRDLLESKSQSRETKEFIKQKIEAAKGFISAIEMRRHTMQKIMTAIVQRQYEFFTVGPEKLKPMILKDIAEDTGLDISTVSRVVNGKYVQTDKGIWELKYFFSAAVETESGDEISNRVIKQFIKDFIEKEESGKPLSDDKLAELLAQHGYKVARRTVTKYREQLNIPVARLRKKLEASE, via the coding sequence ATGATGGGAACACAAGGGTTATCGCAGCGCCAAGTTCAAACGCTTCGTCTAAGTCCTCAGCAAATCCTTTACACCAAGCTGCTACAACTCCCTGTGCTGCAGCTGGAGCATCGCATCAAACAAGAGCTGGAGGAAAATCCTGCCCTTGAAGAAGGCACAGAGTCGGAAGAGATGACGGTGCTGTCCGCAGCCGATGAGGATATCCCTCCTGCGGATCCACCCACGGAGGTCGATCCTGTAGAGCTGGTGATGAACGGCACTGACTCATCTGAATCGTCTGATGCTGTGCTTGACCCCAAAGCTAAAGATGAAACCGCTTTTGAGAGTGAAATCGAGGAATATCTGCGTGAGCAAGATGATGAGGGCTTCAAGACCGCTCCGCTGGGTACACCAGACGATGAGTCCGATTCCCTTCAGCCTGTTGCCGAACAAAACTGGCGAGAAGACCTTATCAGTCAGCTTCACCTCTTGGAACTCAGCGAGCGCGAGATGCTGATTGCCGAAGAGATTATTGGTAATCTTGACAACGATGGATATTTGCGCTGTCCCCTGCAAGTCATTCGCGAGGGAGTCTTGATGCTGGGCGTGGAAGTGTCTGAACACGAAATTGAAGAGGTCTTAGCAAAAATTTGGGAGTTGGAGCCTGCAGGGGTCGGTGCGCGTAACTTGCAGGAGTGCTTGCTCATTCAGTTGCACGCTCTTGCTGGCGAGTTTGATGATGAACGCGAAGATGACCGCTTGCTGGCGCAAAAAATTCTCACACACCACTATGCAGACTTTACGATGATGCACTACCAGAAGCTGATGCAAAACTTAGGCATCACGCAAGCGCAGTTGCGTCGCGCTGTGCAGTTCATTCAAAAGCTGAATCCTAAGCCGATTCGCGGCTCCAGCGAGGCGCCCCGCTACATCATTCCTGATTTCATTGTAACTATCAAAGGTAACGAGGTGATGGTTACGCCAAATGAGCGGCAATTGCCACCTTTGCGTATCTCCCGCCGCTACAGAGACCTTCTGGAAAGCAAATCACAGAGTCGAGAAACCAAAGAGTTCATCAAGCAGAAGATTGAAGCGGCAAAAGGTTTCATCAGCGCCATTGAGATGCGCCGCCATACGATGCAAAAGATTATGACGGCTATCGTGCAGCGACAGTATGAGTTCTTTACAGTAGGTCCTGAAAAGCTCAAGCCAATGATTTTGAAAGACATTGCCGAAGATACTGGACTAGACATCTCAACCGTGAGTCGTGTCGTTAACGGCAAGTATGTGCAGACTGACAAAGGCATTTGGGAGTTAAAGTACTTTTTCAGCGCGGCGGTTGAAACAGAGTCAGGCGATGAGATTTCCAACCGCGTCATCAAGCAGTTCATTAAGGACTTTATTGAAAAAGAAGAATCTGGCAAACCTCTCTCCGACGATAAGCTAGCGGAGTTGCTGGCGCAACATGGTTACAAGGTTGCCCGACGCACCGTTACCAAATACCGCGAGCAGCTCAATATCCCTGTCGCACGGTTACGCAAAAAACTGGAAGCCAGCGAATAA
- the aroQ gene encoding type II 3-dehydroquinate dehydratase, with product MDSLRILVLNGVNLSRLGRREPEHYGKRSLQEINDSLVQRFPDTELQFFQTEHEGELIEKLYEAEDSGAVNGIVLNAGAYTHYSIALRDAIAAIKLPVVEVHLSNIYAREPFRRISVLSEVCLGVISGFGEESYALGILALKSYFKQTRLEYKQK from the coding sequence ATGGATTCGCTCAGAATTCTTGTTCTTAATGGAGTCAACCTCTCTCGCTTAGGTCGACGTGAACCTGAGCACTACGGCAAGCGTTCTTTGCAAGAAATTAACGATTCTTTGGTTCAGCGATTTCCTGACACAGAGCTTCAATTTTTCCAAACTGAACATGAGGGCGAGCTAATTGAAAAGCTCTATGAAGCGGAGGATAGCGGGGCAGTCAATGGGATTGTGCTTAATGCTGGCGCATATACGCATTACTCTATTGCTCTGCGCGATGCGATTGCTGCAATTAAGTTGCCTGTTGTAGAAGTGCACCTTTCAAACATTTATGCACGCGAGCCTTTTCGCCGCATATCAGTTTTGTCAGAAGTTTGCTTAGGTGTGATTTCTGGTTTTGGAGAAGAAAGTTACGCCTTAGGGATTTTAGCATTAAAAAGTTACTTCAAGCAAACTCGTCTCGAATACAAGCAGAAATGA
- a CDS encoding FAD-binding protein, producing the protein MIAKSVLNALREIVGRENYLDSELDKLLYSYDATPMLRQKPEAVVIPRTPEMVCKIMQLANEARFAVVPRGSGSGLSGGSVPVPDSIVLLFPPMNRILEINEADFTATVEPGVITAVLQKAVEEKGLFYPPDPGSATISTIGGNIAENAGGLRGLKYGVTKNYVLTLDVVLPSGELITLGSRSIKDVQGLNLKDVFIGSEGTLGIFTKATLRLLPKPEASRVIVAYLDSLAKVGEFVVEVARARIVPAMFEFLDQTTIQAVEGYAKIGLPTDSAALVLIELDGHKAVVEEEAQTVFQLAQKLGARFVRAAETEAEASRLKLARKSAFSALARLRPTTILEDASVPRSALPDMLELVQRTAKAHQVLVGNFGHLGDGNLHPTCLISERNKDEVHRSECFFEKIFDAAVQFGGTITGEHGTGLAKKKFLEKAAGSTQVEVMRRFKAALDPHSVLNPGKIFDPSTFFKSKCERRVSLPAQ; encoded by the coding sequence ATGATTGCAAAAAGCGTACTAAATGCGCTTCGTGAAATCGTCGGCAGAGAAAATTATTTGGATTCGGAGCTGGATAAGCTGCTTTACTCCTACGATGCCACGCCGATGCTGCGCCAAAAGCCTGAGGCAGTCGTCATCCCGCGCACGCCCGAAATGGTATGTAAGATTATGCAATTAGCCAATGAAGCACGCTTTGCGGTGGTGCCACGTGGTTCGGGTTCTGGGCTTTCAGGTGGAAGCGTGCCTGTGCCAGATAGCATCGTGCTGCTTTTTCCACCGATGAACCGCATTTTGGAGATTAACGAAGCAGATTTTACCGCAACTGTAGAGCCCGGCGTTATCACTGCAGTGCTGCAAAAGGCAGTAGAAGAAAAAGGCTTGTTTTATCCGCCTGACCCGGGCAGTGCGACCATTTCTACCATTGGTGGCAACATTGCCGAGAATGCGGGGGGCTTGCGGGGCTTGAAGTATGGTGTGACCAAAAACTATGTGCTGACGCTTGATGTGGTGTTGCCATCAGGTGAGCTAATTACGCTGGGCTCGCGTTCCATCAAAGATGTGCAGGGCCTAAATCTCAAAGATGTCTTTATCGGCTCTGAGGGCACATTAGGCATTTTCACCAAAGCTACTTTGCGGCTTTTGCCGAAGCCTGAAGCTTCGAGAGTCATTGTGGCGTATCTGGATTCGCTGGCTAAAGTGGGCGAATTCGTAGTGGAAGTGGCGCGCGCTCGCATTGTGCCAGCGATGTTTGAATTTTTAGACCAAACCACCATTCAAGCCGTAGAGGGCTATGCGAAGATAGGGCTACCAACGGATAGTGCGGCACTGGTGCTGATTGAGTTAGATGGGCACAAGGCGGTGGTGGAAGAAGAAGCACAAACCGTTTTTCAACTTGCGCAAAAGCTGGGGGCACGCTTTGTGCGTGCAGCGGAAACTGAAGCCGAAGCTTCGCGCCTCAAGCTGGCACGCAAGTCCGCTTTCTCGGCATTAGCGCGCCTAAGACCTACGACCATTCTGGAAGATGCAAGCGTGCCACGCTCAGCCTTGCCCGATATGTTGGAGCTGGTGCAACGCACTGCCAAAGCCCATCAAGTGTTGGTCGGAAACTTTGGTCATCTTGGCGATGGCAACTTGCACCCGACATGCCTCATTAGCGAGCGAAATAAAGATGAAGTGCACCGCAGCGAGTGTTTCTTTGAAAAAATCTTTGATGCAGCCGTGCAATTTGGTGGTACCATTACGGGTGAGCACGGCACAGGGCTGGCAAAGAAAAAGTTTCTCGAAAAAGCTGCAGGTAGCACGCAAGTGGAAGTGATGCGTCGCTTCAAAGCCGCCTTAGACCCTCATAGCGTGCTGAATCCCGGCAAAATCTTTGACCCAAGCACATTTTTCAAGTCCAAGTGTGAGCGTCGTGTGTCCTTACCGGCTCAATAG
- the katG gene encoding catalase/peroxidase HPI — protein MENIMASSTTASATNGASKCPFTGAFRNGSAAIGTKNTDWWPHRLNLSILRQHSELTNPMDKGFNYREAFKSLDYQALKQDLHKLMTDSQDWWPADFGHYGGLFIRMAWHAAGTYRIGDGRGGASKGLQRFAPTNSWPDNQNLDKARRLLWPIKKKYGSKISWADLMILAGNVALESMGFKPLGFSGGREDVWEPDESIYWGAEKEWLSDKYRYSGNRELENPLAAVQMGLIYVNPEGPNGNPDPIAAAKDIRETFARMAMNDEETVALIAGGHTFGKAHGAGDKSLVGPDPEAAPIEMQGLGWASKYGTGKGPDTITSGLEVTWTRTPTKWSHDYFKHLFEYEWELTKSPSGGYQWVAKNAEPVIPDAYDPNKKHLPTMLTTDLSLRYDPIYEKISRRFYEHPDEFEKAFARAWFKLTHRDMGPKIRYIGPEVPEEEFIWQDPIPPVNYKLVEEHDIKALKEKILSSGLSIAQLVRTAWASASTYRDSDKRGGANGARIRLAPQRYWAVNNPTELSHVLGILEKIQQEFNSAQTDGKKISLADLIVLGGCAAVEKAAKAAGVEITVPFAPGRNDATQEQTDVQSFEVLEPFADGFRNYLKAKSVVPAEHLLVDKAQLLTLTAPEMTVLVGGMRALNANYDGSNLGIFTTRPEVLTNDFFVNLLDMSTEWQPVDESRYIFEGRDRKTGQVKWRATRVDLIFGSNSELRALAEVYACDDAHEKFVRDFVAAWTKVMNLDRFDLHMR, from the coding sequence ATGGAAAACATCATGGCTTCTTCGACCACAGCAAGCGCAACAAACGGCGCTTCGAAATGCCCCTTTACAGGTGCATTTCGCAATGGCTCTGCGGCGATTGGCACCAAGAATACTGACTGGTGGCCGCATCGGCTCAATCTATCTATTCTGCGTCAGCACTCGGAGCTGACCAATCCAATGGATAAAGGCTTTAACTACCGTGAAGCCTTTAAGAGCTTGGATTACCAAGCCCTAAAGCAAGACCTGCACAAGCTAATGACTGATTCGCAGGATTGGTGGCCGGCTGACTTCGGTCATTACGGTGGGCTGTTCATTCGAATGGCGTGGCATGCGGCAGGCACATACCGCATTGGCGACGGCCGCGGTGGCGCTAGCAAAGGTTTGCAGCGCTTCGCCCCAACTAATAGCTGGCCAGACAACCAAAACCTTGACAAAGCGCGCCGCTTGCTTTGGCCTATCAAGAAAAAATACGGCAGCAAGATTTCATGGGCCGACTTAATGATTCTGGCGGGTAACGTGGCGCTCGAATCAATGGGCTTTAAGCCACTAGGCTTTTCAGGCGGGCGTGAAGATGTCTGGGAGCCAGATGAAAGCATTTACTGGGGCGCTGAAAAAGAATGGCTAAGCGACAAGTATCGCTACTCGGGCAACCGTGAGTTGGAAAATCCGCTTGCCGCCGTGCAAATGGGATTAATTTATGTCAATCCTGAAGGGCCAAACGGCAATCCTGACCCTATCGCTGCAGCCAAAGATATTCGTGAAACGTTTGCACGAATGGCAATGAATGATGAAGAAACTGTGGCACTCATTGCAGGCGGACACACATTCGGCAAAGCCCACGGCGCTGGGGATAAGTCGCTGGTCGGTCCCGACCCTGAGGCAGCCCCAATTGAAATGCAAGGCTTAGGCTGGGCAAGCAAATATGGCACTGGAAAAGGCCCTGATACCATTACTAGCGGCTTAGAAGTGACTTGGACACGCACACCGACTAAGTGGAGTCACGATTACTTCAAGCATCTTTTTGAGTATGAGTGGGAACTGACGAAGAGTCCATCAGGTGGCTATCAGTGGGTTGCAAAGAACGCCGAGCCGGTCATTCCTGATGCATATGACCCGAACAAGAAGCACCTACCCACGATGCTCACGACCGACCTTTCGCTGCGCTATGACCCCATCTATGAAAAAATTTCTCGCCGATTCTATGAACATCCTGATGAGTTCGAAAAAGCCTTTGCACGCGCTTGGTTCAAACTGACGCACCGCGATATGGGGCCAAAAATCCGCTACATTGGTCCTGAAGTGCCTGAGGAAGAATTCATCTGGCAAGACCCAATTCCACCCGTAAACTACAAGTTGGTCGAGGAGCACGACATCAAGGCGCTCAAGGAGAAGATTCTGTCCTCAGGTCTCAGCATTGCGCAACTGGTTCGCACAGCGTGGGCGTCGGCTTCAACCTATCGTGATTCGGACAAGCGCGGTGGAGCAAATGGCGCACGCATTCGGTTGGCTCCGCAACGCTACTGGGCAGTCAATAACCCCACCGAGCTTTCACACGTCTTAGGCATTTTGGAAAAGATTCAGCAAGAATTTAACAGTGCGCAGACCGATGGCAAGAAAATCTCACTGGCTGACTTGATTGTGCTAGGCGGCTGTGCAGCTGTAGAGAAGGCAGCCAAAGCAGCAGGGGTAGAAATTACTGTGCCATTTGCGCCCGGACGCAACGATGCTACACAGGAGCAAACCGATGTGCAGTCGTTTGAAGTCTTAGAGCCTTTCGCCGATGGCTTCCGCAACTACCTCAAAGCCAAGTCGGTAGTGCCAGCGGAGCACTTGCTGGTCGACAAAGCACAGCTTCTGACCCTCACAGCACCAGAGATGACCGTGCTGGTGGGCGGTATGCGTGCGCTCAATGCGAACTACGATGGCTCCAATCTTGGCATCTTTACAACTCGCCCTGAGGTGCTAACCAATGACTTCTTCGTCAATCTGCTGGATATGAGCACCGAATGGCAGCCTGTTGATGAATCGCGTTACATCTTTGAAGGACGCGACCGCAAGACAGGACAAGTAAAGTGGCGCGCCACGCGGGTCGATCTCATCTTTGGCTCAAATTCCGAGCTGCGTGCGTTAGCGGAAGTCTATGCCTGCGATGATGCGCATGAAAAATTCGTGCGAGACTTCGTTGCTGCATGGACAAAGGTGATGAACCTCGACCGCTTCGATCTCCATATGCGCTAA
- a CDS encoding DUF3109 family protein, with amino-acid sequence MKSSPNQDVALVAIGEVLIEPDVLTAQFCCDVRICKGACCVSGEKGAPVLSKEIEQIEANLEAVKPFLPEKNLEVLSKKGIYEVYRGELYLQTVDGQECVFAKLEADGTARCMLEYAFEQGVSNFQKPISCHLYPIRVRARLGTDYLIYSQIPECEGGRVHGAALHKPLIEFVRPALERLYGKNWAEKLLRFAQSKHFNR; translated from the coding sequence ATGAAGTCGTCTCCAAATCAAGATGTTGCGCTCGTTGCGATTGGCGAAGTGCTTATTGAGCCAGATGTGCTTACGGCGCAGTTTTGTTGTGATGTGCGCATCTGCAAGGGTGCTTGTTGCGTGTCAGGTGAAAAGGGTGCACCCGTTCTCTCCAAAGAAATTGAGCAGATTGAAGCCAACTTAGAGGCCGTCAAGCCTTTTTTGCCTGAGAAAAATTTGGAGGTTTTGTCGAAGAAAGGCATCTACGAGGTCTACCGTGGTGAGCTATATCTGCAGACAGTTGATGGGCAAGAGTGTGTATTTGCAAAGCTGGAAGCAGACGGCACGGCACGCTGTATGTTGGAGTATGCCTTCGAGCAAGGTGTCTCGAACTTTCAAAAGCCGATTTCGTGTCATCTTTATCCGATTCGCGTGCGTGCCCGCTTAGGCACCGATTACCTCATTTACTCACAGATTCCAGAATGCGAAGGCGGTCGAGTGCATGGCGCCGCACTCCATAAGCCCCTCATTGAGTTTGTTCGGCCTGCACTTGAACGCCTTTACGGCAAAAACTGGGCAGAGAAGCTCCTTCGGTTTGCTCAGTCAAAACATTTCAATCGATAA
- a CDS encoding Bax inhibitor-1/YccA family protein, whose product MQNVLFSSRAGVAQALAAVEKRVLNQVYTWMMLGLALTAAVAWYCADTADIRSFLLQNRWVMWVLILGELGLVFAISGLINRISAVAATSLFFIYSALNGITLSTIFMVFNLGSIAGVFLITAGTFGIMSLYGLTTQRDLSSLGNLLLMALIGLVIAGVVNLFITSSVMNMIISAIGVLVFTGLTAYDAQRIKEMAASALDGESEGKLAVIGALSLYLNFINLFLSLLNLFGGRNEE is encoded by the coding sequence ATGCAGAATGTCCTTTTCTCTTCTCGCGCTGGAGTTGCGCAGGCTCTTGCCGCTGTCGAAAAGCGCGTGCTCAACCAAGTCTATACTTGGATGATGCTCGGTCTCGCCCTGACAGCCGCTGTTGCGTGGTATTGCGCCGATACGGCAGACATTCGCTCCTTTCTTCTGCAAAACCGCTGGGTGATGTGGGTACTAATTTTGGGTGAGCTTGGTTTAGTATTTGCCATCAGTGGGCTTATTAATCGTATCTCAGCGGTTGCAGCCACTTCGCTCTTCTTCATTTACTCTGCCCTTAACGGCATTACGCTCTCAACCATTTTTATGGTGTTTAATTTAGGCTCTATTGCGGGTGTTTTCCTTATCACTGCTGGCACCTTTGGCATTATGAGCCTTTATGGACTCACCACGCAGCGCGACCTTTCCAGCTTGGGCAATTTGCTCCTTATGGCGCTTATTGGTCTTGTGATTGCAGGCGTTGTTAATCTTTTCATTACCAGCTCTGTAATGAATATGATTATTAGCGCAATTGGTGTGCTGGTCTTCACAGGGCTTACGGCTTATGATGCACAGCGCATTAAGGAAATGGCTGCGTCTGCCTTAGACGGTGAAAGCGAAGGGAAACTTGCGGTTATCGGCGCACTCTCACTTTACTTAAACTTTATTAATCTCTTCCTAAGTCTCTTAAATCTGTTTGGCGGACGTAACGAAGAGTAA
- a CDS encoding LysR substrate-binding domain-containing protein, protein MNLQQLEYIVAVERYKHFVTAAEKCFVTQATLSMMIKKLEDELGVKIFDRAKQPVVPTVIGEKIIEQAKVVLREVARIKEIVKEETAQVKGELKIGIIPTLAPYLLPLFLKNFLAKYPEVKLQLSELTTSEIIERIKHSSLDAGILAIPLSDPDLIEQPLFSEEFVIYFSEKHAQSPKMHFSPADLDVSQLWLLDEGHCMRNQVINLCGLKLEERSRHRLDLSASSIETLKKVVDINEGVTVLPYLALRDLTKAQLRRVRYFKPPVPVRKIGLVSFRYFVKEKMLDALKAEILSALPPEMLSEKNKKVIEISLE, encoded by the coding sequence ATGAACCTTCAACAGTTAGAGTACATCGTTGCCGTAGAGCGATACAAGCACTTTGTAACAGCTGCTGAAAAGTGCTTCGTTACGCAAGCCACGCTTAGTATGATGATTAAAAAGCTTGAAGATGAGCTCGGTGTCAAGATTTTCGACCGTGCTAAGCAACCCGTTGTGCCGACTGTCATTGGTGAAAAAATCATTGAGCAAGCCAAAGTTGTGCTTCGTGAAGTCGCACGAATCAAAGAGATTGTTAAGGAAGAAACTGCACAGGTCAAAGGCGAACTCAAAATCGGTATTATTCCCACTCTTGCACCTTACCTTTTGCCGCTCTTTCTAAAAAACTTTTTAGCGAAGTATCCAGAGGTTAAACTGCAACTAAGTGAGCTGACCACGAGCGAAATCATTGAGCGTATCAAGCATAGCTCCTTAGATGCGGGCATTTTAGCTATTCCTCTCTCCGATCCTGACCTTATTGAACAGCCGCTCTTTAGCGAAGAATTTGTCATCTACTTTTCTGAGAAACATGCACAGTCCCCCAAAATGCATTTCTCCCCAGCCGACTTAGACGTCAGCCAGCTCTGGCTACTGGACGAAGGACACTGTATGCGCAATCAAGTCATCAATCTCTGTGGCTTGAAGCTCGAAGAACGCAGTCGACATCGCTTAGATCTCTCTGCTTCGAGCATCGAGACGCTCAAAAAAGTGGTCGACATCAATGAAGGCGTAACGGTGTTGCCTTACCTTGCGCTTCGTGATTTAACGAAAGCTCAGCTTCGTCGTGTGCGTTACTTCAAACCCCCTGTGCCTGTGCGAAAAATTGGGCTGGTTAGCTTTCGCTACTTTGTGAAAGAAAAAATGTTAGATGCATTGAAGGCTGAAATCCTCAGTGCTCTACCCCCTGAGATGCTAAGCGAGAAAAACAAAAAAGTGATTGAAATTAGCTTAGAGTAG